acccggggtgggagccccgggcaggtatcaatcttcaagtgcaccaacaatcctacattatactcacacggtaccggtggctgcgcagtcacacatatcatctcacctaaagagtgcgggacatattgtgtggggttattggacacggggtgggatcacccggtgtaggtgggagcgtcctgcgagacgcagtagttagtgtctcctcccgaGGGGGACACCTGTTATACATGAATACGTATTgcaacagtaaagtcattggttattttacatacagtgtgttcagtgagatatatatatatatttgttctgcGCGGAACCATtcctcctctggcgggagccatcgcaggtggaggcgttgcaccacgagattgtgttatatgtatgtaccgcaggttccccgtggcggaagctcagccctcctgtgagccaacaggtaatgcaccacacctatagtaacaccgtatgtttctccgcacccacagtataatctgcgattggggggggggaaaaacccgttacatacagtactgcctgctcctctcctgcgctgatacatacagtactgcccgctcctctcctgcgctgatacatacagtactgcccgctcctctcctgcgctgatacatacagtactacccgctcccctcctgcgctgatacatacagtactgccgctcctctcctgcgctgatacatacagtactgcccgctcctctcctgcgctgatacatacagtactacccgctcccctcctgctctgataaatacagtactgcccgctcctctcctgtgctgataaatacagtactgcccgctcctctcttctgccgataaatacagtactgcccgctcctctcctgcgctgataaatacagtgctgcctgctcctctcctgcgctgataaatacagtactgcccgctcctctcctgcgctgataaatactgtactgcccgctcctctcctgtgctgataaatacagtactgcccgcccctctcctgtgctgataaatacagtactgcccgctcctctcctgtgctgataaatacagtactgcccgcccctctcctgtgctgataaatacagtactgcccgctcatctcctgcgctgatacatacagtactgcccgctcctctcctgcgctgatacatacagtactacccgctcccctcctgcgctgataaatacagtactgcccgctcctctcttctgccgataaatacagtactgcccgctcctctcctgcgctgataaatacagtgctgcctgctcctctcctgcgctgataaatacagtactgcccgctcctctcctgcgctgataaatactgtactgtccgctcctctcctgtgctgataaatacagtactgcccgcccctctcctgtgctgataaatacagtactgcccgctcctctcctgtgctgataaatacagtactgcccgcccctctcctgtgctgataaatacagtactgcccgctcatctcctgcgctgatacatacagtactgcccgctcctctcctgcgctgataaatacagtactgcccgctcctctcctgtgctgatatatacagtactgcccgctcctctcctgtgctgatacatacagtactgcccgctcctctcctgtgctgataaatacagtactgcccgctcctctcctgcgctgataaatacagtactgcccgctcctctcctgcgctgatatatacagtactgcccgctcctctcctgtgctgataaatacagtactgcccgctcctctcctgcgctgatacatacagtactgcccgctcctctcctgcgctgatatatacagtactgcccgctcctctcctgtgctgataaatacagtactgcccgctcctctcctgcgctgataaatacagtactgcccgctcctctgcgctgataaatacagtactgcccgctcctctcctgcgctgataaatacagtactgcccgctcctctcctgcgctgataaatacagtactgcccgctcctctcctgcgctgataaatacagtactgcccgctcctctcctgcgctgataaatacagtactgcccgctcctctcctgcgctgataaatacagtactgcctgctcctctcctgcgctgatatatacagtactgcccgctcctctcctgcgctgataaatacattactgccgctcatctcctgcgctgataaatacagtactgcccgctcctctcctgcgctgataaatacagtactgcccgctcctctcctgcgctgatacagtactgcccgctcctctcctgcactgataaatacagtactgcctgctcctctcctgtgctgatacatacagtactgccgctcctctcctgcgctgataaatacagtcgCAACTTGCCCGCCACTCATGCGCATTCACGATGGGCGCTAGCTGTACACGCATGCGCGGCCAGCaagcgattaaaaaaaaaacaggattttttttttttaagtctggaCTCGGGACAAATTCCAAgaaaacaggactgtcccggctaaaaccCGGATGTTCGGTCCCCCTAACTATGATAGTTTGATACTATGATACTTCATCTACTGTATAATACTGTTACCGGTTTTGTCTTATATGTAACTGTCCGCCTCTGGACCCATTATGCCCAAAGGATTATCTAGGCACACTGCACATTGCAACTTAACTGCAGTAAACAAGCATATTTGCTGTTACACTGGGCATATGGCATACATCACAAGAAATTAAAATAAATCTGTGTTTACTGCAATTAAGTTGTTCCTGTTATTGGAAGTAAATTGGATTGACATAAATAaagcacacgcacgcacgctcgcTCTCTTCCACTGAAAGGAACAACTCATGGAGTAACAGTGATTAGGAGAGAGCTCTGGGACTGAGGCAAAGGAGAGACCGGGAAgggatgtatatatgtatattatatatttattgcgGATTAATTCCCTGCATGCGTGTTTGACTGAGCGGCAAAGGTCCTCCATTATCGCCGGTGACATGGTGACATGGTGACAGTGTGACATACATGCATAACAGGATACAAGGGCAGCGCCTCTCTGCTGCAAAACAGGAACACGTATAGCGAACCTGCCCAGCCACGCCATGGCAAAATGCTCTGGGAGCAAAGGAGTTAATCGAACCTCTTGAAGcaacaatcccccctccccctccctctccccacccggATAAATAATTTTTATCGATCTTAAAATGACCCGGGTAGAAAagggaaagtttttttttttctggtccCTTAAAATAAATTCCAAACATGGCCGCCAGGGTCCCCTATAGAAAGTCTTGACCTCCAAGGCTGAGCAGTGGACAAAACTGCCAGTTGGGGTCGCTGGAGGTCGGGGGTCCACGGATCATCTCTTGGGGTCCCCGGGTTCcagtaagttaaaaaaaaaagaatccccagtcccctttactatatatatatatatatacataatatttcCATTCTTCTTCGCATTGCACAGTCATGTTGCTGCTGTGTCCGGCAATATCACCCTTTCTAAAATCTACAGTTGCATTCTGGGAATAtcattaaaacaacatcattttgCCGGGGGGGAAGTAAAAATGGCGACTGCCTTCCACAAACATTAAAACTGCAGAGGTTGCCATAGTAACATCTGATGCCATTGAAACAACAAACCATTGAAAAGTCAGTTTATGATTTAATTTATGGGGAGGTTTttttgggagtggggggaggggggaggagttggaggaggattgctgctttaacccctgtAGTGCCAGAGGAAACGTCACAAGAACAGCTGCTTCTCTCAGAGCGCCATCGCGAGGGGCCCCAGCGGGATCGCCAGGGGCTTCAGCGTGGAGTCGGAGAAACTCTCGTTCCGGGCGATTTTCCCTTCCCCCGCACGACAGCGCCTGGGCATCCCAAGCACCTCCCTCACCGTGTCCCGGAAATGCCGGCTCACGAAGCAGTAGAGGAAAAAGTTGACGGCCGTGTTGAGAAGAGCCAGCATGTTGCCCACGTCCATAGCCAGGTGGACCTTCCAGTCCGTGTTGACGGAGGACACATACATgtggatgatgatgacgatggtCCTGGGAGCCCAGAGCACGGCGAAGACAGTGGTGATGCCCATGAGGATGGCGGTGGTCTTGCCGAGGCGCAGCTGGTACCTCTTGGATTCCGTCTTCCTCCTCAGCCTGTGGATGATGACTGAGTTGGTGAGGAGGAAGATGGTGCAGGGGATGAAGTAAATCATGAAGCAGTGGACCCACTTGAGGATGCGGTCCAGTACCCCCGGGCTACCCGGGTCCCTCCACACATCGCTCCACCAGTAGAACGGGATCCCAGTCACGAaggcagagagaaagacactggcaATGACCCTACGGGTACGCTCTGGGTAGGAGAGGGCGCGGTACTGCAGGGGATGGCACAGAGCCACGTAACGGTCCACGGTCAGGATGACGGTGATCCAGATGGAGGCGTGGTTGGAGGAGAACTCAAGGACGCTGACCATGTGGACGAAGGCAATGGGTACCTCCCGGTGGAGGATGGCGGTCTGCAAGATGAAGCCCACAAAGATGATGAAGATCTGGGTCAGGATGTCTGAGGTGGTGAGGGCCAGGAGGTAGAAGTAGGACGATTTCTTGGTTCTTGATGCCAGCCGTGAGAGGGCCACGGCGGTCAGAGCGTTCActggagggggaagaagagacggTTCAGAGAAGTGTTACACATTAACCAATCAGATGAAGCTTTCACAAATAGAGAACTCGCATTGTCTACGTGGAATATGGCCCCATAAAGAATTACAACAGCTCTCTAGAATGTTCCATTCGCCTGCAATACAGACGGGAGTTTGTCTTTGAGTTTAATTTAACAATTTGACAAGTTATTCACTTACAGTAATTTGAGATATAAGGGATCTCTTTGAGACAGGCCACCGAACATTATAAAACAAGTATAGATATTGTAAGTCCTGCTCTGCTTTGCTGTACTATATGTTACAAGATCCTCCAGTACTGAATGCattatttgtatatgtgtttAAAATATCTATAtaacctacccagccttgaaaattgcagagCGGGtccaaccagcctcacactggcaaggatggggagggggcgtaaaaggcagggaggggggggggggtatatatatatatcatacacacaccCTGTGAGTGTGAGTCCCTgcagagggtgacacagtgaggtgACAGTCGCACAGAATTAGAGGCTGCTATTATTCCGTGTGATAAATGCCacgtctgctcctctttgctatggAGATGCTGCTATGGTTTTGGGTGGCACTTTTCCTAAAGTAAATACACACAGAGATAACCCCTGTGCACAGAGCAGGTGCCCATCAGAAGTTGGCACACAGCACCGCTCAGAGGAATGTGTGCCAGCGCTGAAAGCACACGGGGAAAGAGAAGCCATGCGTGTGACCGGGGAGCTCGGAGAGAAAGCCCTGGACTTGTAAGGAAGGGGCGGCATGATTTAAGGCCGAGAGGGGTTTACGGAAGGGGTTACTTGTTGCAAGTGGGAGGGATCCTAGGTTCCTCTTTCTTCTGGGATCTACTGGAGTGAAGTCCCACCCATTTTTTTTACGCTTGAGGGAGGGATGTCGGCGTTGGAAGGAAAGATCAGGATTCTGAGTTGTTTTTGTCGCAGCTTGGGGGTATGTGTTGGCGGGAGTAGTGTTACTCTGGGAGGGGGACTCGGAAGTGTTTTCATTGGGGAAGGCGGTACCATTCCAGGCTGGGCGGCCGGATGGCGGTGACCTTCCAGATG
Above is a genomic segment from Ascaphus truei isolate aAscTru1 unplaced genomic scaffold, aAscTru1.hap1 HAP1_SCAFFOLD_2866, whole genome shotgun sequence containing:
- the LOC142483007 gene encoding putative G-protein coupled receptor 142; translated protein: MILFRNNSEMPHLEIGDEGGGVGRSPCMLGVIPVIYYSVLLCLGLPVNALTAVALSRLASRTKKSSYFYLLALTTSDILTQIFIIFVGFILQTAILHREVPIAFVHMVSVLEFSSNHASIWITVILTVDRYVALCHPLQYRALSYPERTRRVIASVFLSAFVTGIPFYWWSDVWRDPGSPGVLDRILKWVHCFMIYFIPCTIFLLTNSVIIHRLRRKTESKRYQLRLGKTTAILMGITTVFAVLWAPRTIVIIIHMYVSSVNTDWKVHLAMDVGNMLALLNTAVNFFLYCFVSRHFRDTVREVLGMPRRCRAGEGKIARNESFSDSTLKPLAIPLGPLAMAL